From the genome of Deinococcus sp. AJ005, one region includes:
- the trxA gene encoding thioredoxin codes for MKPLELTDTNFSDEIASGLTLVDFWAPWCGPCRIIAPVIEELAGQYEGRVKIGKVNVDENPVTQGQFRVMSIPTLILFKDGQPVEGVVGAQPKRAFETLLDKHIGTAAASNDSSTVSAS; via the coding sequence ATGAAGCCTTTGGAACTCACAGACACTAACTTTAGCGACGAAATTGCCAGCGGATTGACCCTGGTGGACTTCTGGGCACCCTGGTGTGGCCCCTGCCGCATCATTGCCCCCGTGATCGAGGAACTGGCCGGACAGTACGAGGGCCGCGTCAAGATCGGCAAGGTCAACGTGGATGAGAACCCCGTGACCCAGGGCCAGTTCCGCGTGATGAGCATCCCCACGCTGATCCTGTTCAAGGACGGCCAGCCCGTGGAAGGCGTGGTGGGCGCGCAGCCCAAGCGGGCCTTTGAGACTCTGCTGGACAAGCATATTGGCACGGCTGCCGCCAGCAACGACAGCAGTACCGTTAGCGCCAGCTAA